The following proteins are co-located in the Microbulbifer sp. VAAF005 genome:
- a CDS encoding LysR family transcriptional regulator, protein MSKTKNALGGRLSDMDLRLLRVFREVVHAGGITPAEVTLNISRSTISVHISDLETRLGMQLCLRSRGRADFKLTPEGEALYRAILELDGHLDTFKSQVNAIQSQLTGTLRLVMPDDVLEIPQLNLPGTITQLREKAPQLHLEVQLAAPQELELEILAGRADIGINPLHSRRPGLEYQPLFYHQSILYCSNSHPCAQVSAIDEELLTQQELAAPSHTVLSGAAHLYRLFPKRSTANHMAARLAMILSGCFVGFLPEYLARRYVGEGTLLPLLPEKFHYQIQNAVTFKKSATTHPAVQLFLEALQINRQI, encoded by the coding sequence ATGAGCAAAACCAAAAACGCCCTGGGAGGCCGCCTCAGCGATATGGATTTGCGCCTGCTGCGCGTCTTCCGCGAGGTTGTGCACGCCGGAGGCATCACCCCCGCAGAAGTTACCCTGAATATCAGCCGCTCCACGATCAGTGTGCATATCTCCGACCTGGAGACACGGCTGGGTATGCAGTTGTGCTTGCGCTCTCGAGGCAGGGCCGACTTCAAACTGACCCCGGAGGGGGAGGCCTTGTATCGGGCTATTTTGGAGCTCGATGGGCACCTGGATACCTTCAAAAGCCAGGTCAATGCAATCCAATCCCAACTCACCGGTACCCTGCGCCTGGTAATGCCCGACGATGTATTGGAAATACCGCAACTGAACTTGCCCGGAACTATCACCCAACTGCGTGAGAAGGCCCCGCAACTCCACCTGGAAGTACAACTGGCCGCCCCTCAGGAACTCGAGTTGGAAATCCTCGCAGGCCGCGCCGATATCGGTATCAACCCCCTGCACTCACGCCGACCGGGGCTGGAGTACCAACCCCTGTTTTATCACCAATCGATTCTCTATTGCAGTAACAGCCACCCCTGTGCCCAGGTGTCAGCTATTGATGAGGAGCTACTCACCCAGCAGGAGTTAGCTGCACCCAGTCATACTGTTCTCTCTGGTGCGGCGCACCTGTATCGATTGTTTCCCAAGCGATCCACAGCCAACCATATGGCGGCCAGATTGGCGATGATACTTTCTGGGTGCTTTGTGGGTTTCCTACCGGAATACCTGGCCCGCAGATATGTCGGGGAAGGAACCCTGCTCCCCCTGCTACCGGAGAAGTTTCACTACCAAATACAAAATGCTGTCACCTTCAAAAAAAGTGCAACAACTCATCCCGCTGTGCAGCTTTTTTTGGAAGCCCTGCAAATCAATAGACAGATATAG
- a CDS encoding NAD-dependent succinate-semialdehyde dehydrogenase — protein sequence MKLANSDLLKFQNYIAGEWRDAAATVNVCDPANGELLGRVADGTAEDAEAAVAAASEAFPAWSRRTAGERAAVLKRWYQLIVDNSDDLAMILSLEQGKPVAEAKGEIIYGASFIEWFAEECRRAYGQTIPTHNPAMRLNTIRQPVGVVSCITPWNFPNAMITRKAGPALAAGCTVVIKPALETPLSALALCQLAEEAGLPKGTINVVTGSDSPGIGKVLTQDPRVAKFTFTGSTAVGKLLMSQCASTVKKMSMELGGNAPFIVFDDADMDTAVSACMATKFRNAGQVCVATNRIYVHESVHDEFVEKLREQVAALKIGHATDEGVNMGPMIFRRAVDRVQGLVQDAVEAGAKIEIGGEQLANGDNFFAPTILTGVTDTMRIAQEEIFGPLAAVQKFSDEEDVVRRANETPYGLAAYVMSENIRRANRVVEALDYGMIACNTGVFSTTVAPFGGVKESGIGREGGVEGMAEFYETKYCCFGA from the coding sequence GTGAAACTTGCAAATTCGGACCTGTTGAAATTTCAGAACTATATAGCGGGCGAATGGCGTGACGCTGCCGCCACTGTAAATGTATGTGACCCGGCAAATGGCGAGTTGCTGGGTCGTGTGGCCGACGGTACCGCAGAGGATGCCGAGGCGGCGGTGGCGGCTGCCAGTGAAGCCTTCCCCGCTTGGAGCCGCCGTACAGCCGGTGAGAGAGCTGCGGTTCTCAAGCGCTGGTACCAGCTGATCGTGGATAACAGCGATGACCTGGCAATGATCCTTAGCCTGGAGCAGGGCAAGCCGGTAGCGGAAGCGAAAGGTGAGATTATCTACGGGGCTTCCTTTATTGAGTGGTTCGCGGAAGAGTGCCGCCGGGCCTACGGCCAGACAATCCCGACTCACAACCCGGCCATGCGCCTGAATACCATCCGCCAGCCGGTGGGTGTGGTGTCCTGTATTACTCCCTGGAACTTCCCCAACGCCATGATCACCCGCAAGGCGGGTCCGGCACTGGCGGCAGGCTGTACTGTGGTGATCAAACCGGCCCTGGAGACGCCACTATCTGCTTTGGCGCTGTGTCAATTGGCGGAAGAAGCGGGCCTGCCCAAGGGGACTATCAATGTAGTTACCGGCAGTGATTCTCCGGGAATTGGCAAGGTCCTGACCCAAGATCCCCGTGTGGCCAAATTCACCTTCACTGGCTCCACTGCTGTGGGCAAGCTGTTGATGTCCCAGTGCGCCAGCACCGTGAAAAAAATGTCCATGGAGCTCGGCGGCAACGCGCCGTTTATCGTATTTGACGATGCGGACATGGATACCGCAGTCAGCGCCTGTATGGCGACCAAATTCCGCAATGCGGGCCAGGTGTGCGTGGCCACCAACCGTATTTACGTGCACGAATCCGTGCATGATGAGTTTGTGGAAAAGCTGCGCGAGCAGGTTGCCGCCCTGAAGATCGGTCACGCTACCGATGAAGGGGTCAATATGGGCCCGATGATCTTCCGCAGGGCTGTGGACCGGGTTCAGGGGCTGGTACAGGATGCGGTTGAGGCCGGAGCAAAAATTGAAATTGGCGGTGAGCAGCTGGCCAATGGCGATAACTTTTTTGCGCCAACCATCCTCACTGGAGTTACCGATACCATGCGTATCGCCCAGGAGGAAATTTTTGGCCCTCTGGCGGCGGTACAGAAGTTCTCCGATGAGGAAGATGTGGTTCGCCGTGCCAATGAAACGCCCTACGGCTTGGCGGCGTACGTGATGAGTGAAAACATTCGCCGTGCCAATCGTGTGGTAGAGGCGCTCGACTACGGCATGATTGCCTGTAACACCGGGGTTTTCTCCACCACTGTGGCACCCTTCGGTGGTGTTAAAGAGTCCGGTATTGGCCGCGAGGGCGGTGTCGAGGGTATGGCCGAATTTTACGAGACCAAATATTGCTGTTTCGGGGCCTGA
- a CDS encoding aspartate aminotransferase family protein, whose product MSEMQTDAFWMPFTPNRTFKSAPRIVEHAEGIYLTEKGGRQVIDATAGLWCSNAGHCRSEIAEAIYQQAKTLDYSSIFNFGHELGFEYSERLVKHTPDGLDHVFFGNSGSEAVESALKIALQYQRVRGKGTRTMFIGREKGYHGVNFGGISVGGIPPNYQGFGQPVKANHMRHTLDIERNAFSRGLPEHGIELAEDLERLVAFHGADQIAAVIVEPFAGAGGVVLPPKGYLQRLREICDKHDLLLIFDEVISGWGRTGSAFASTEFGVTPDMITSAKGITNATVPLSAVFVSDEIYKTVMNAAPDGAVEFFHGYTYSAHPVACAAGMATLDIYEREGLLTRAAGEIGQHWENALHSLADLDNVIDVRNYGLVGAIELRAPQDLKGKYGAKVSGMAWEAGVMARGIGDALCMSPPLIIEKHEIDAVVDKLRGVIGALA is encoded by the coding sequence ATGTCTGAGATGCAAACCGATGCTTTCTGGATGCCGTTTACCCCCAACCGCACCTTTAAGTCTGCACCGAGAATTGTGGAGCACGCCGAGGGGATTTATCTCACGGAGAAAGGCGGTCGCCAGGTTATTGATGCGACTGCGGGTTTGTGGTGCAGCAATGCGGGTCACTGCCGTTCTGAAATTGCAGAGGCAATTTACCAGCAGGCAAAAACACTCGACTACAGCTCTATTTTTAATTTCGGCCACGAATTGGGTTTCGAATATTCCGAGCGCCTGGTAAAGCACACTCCCGATGGCCTGGACCATGTGTTCTTCGGTAATTCCGGTTCCGAGGCAGTTGAGAGCGCCCTGAAAATTGCCCTGCAATACCAGCGTGTACGCGGCAAGGGCACTCGCACTATGTTTATCGGCCGTGAGAAGGGTTATCACGGAGTAAACTTCGGCGGTATTTCTGTGGGCGGTATTCCTCCTAACTACCAGGGTTTTGGCCAGCCGGTGAAAGCCAACCATATGCGCCACACCCTGGATATCGAGCGCAATGCATTTAGTCGTGGCCTGCCGGAGCATGGTATTGAGCTGGCTGAAGACCTGGAGAGACTGGTAGCTTTCCACGGTGCCGACCAGATTGCCGCTGTGATTGTTGAGCCATTTGCCGGTGCCGGCGGTGTGGTACTGCCTCCCAAAGGCTACCTGCAACGCCTGCGGGAAATTTGTGATAAGCACGACCTGCTGCTGATTTTTGATGAAGTCATCTCTGGCTGGGGCCGTACCGGTTCTGCATTTGCCTCCACGGAGTTCGGTGTGACCCCGGATATGATCACCTCCGCGAAGGGGATTACCAATGCCACAGTGCCCTTGAGTGCGGTATTTGTCAGCGACGAGATTTATAAAACCGTGATGAATGCGGCTCCCGATGGTGCGGTGGAATTCTTCCACGGTTATACCTACTCAGCACATCCGGTTGCCTGTGCGGCGGGTATGGCGACTCTGGATATTTACGAGCGCGAAGGCCTGTTGACCCGCGCTGCCGGTGAAATTGGCCAGCACTGGGAAAATGCTCTGCACAGCCTGGCTGACCTGGACAATGTGATCGATGTGCGCAATTACGGTTTGGTCGGCGCTATTGAGTTGCGCGCGCCGCAGGATCTGAAAGGGAAATACGGAGCTAAAGTCTCTGGTATGGCCTGGGAAGCTGGAGTGATGGCCCGTGGTATTGGCGATGCCCTGTGTATGTCCCCACCGCTGATTATCGAGAAGCACGAGATCGATGCTGTTGTGGATAAACTGCGTGGCGTGATCGGCGCTCTGGCCTGA
- a CDS encoding HdeD family acid-resistance protein — translation MPADTPPLATGPILQVLSANWWLLLLRGIVAVIFGVLTFVWPGLSLLTLVLLFGVYAFLDGIFSLVAAVMGRHKSTPLWWLIVSGLISLAAGIVTFIFPQVTALVLVVFIGAWALVRGIFEIVGAIRLRKEIDNEWLLIAIGVLSVIFGVAILVSPGAGALALLWVIGAYAIILGLPLIWLSFRLRKHNKSASS, via the coding sequence ATGCCCGCTGACACTCCTCCCCTGGCGACCGGACCTATTTTGCAGGTGTTGTCTGCAAACTGGTGGCTACTCCTACTGCGCGGTATTGTCGCGGTGATTTTTGGCGTGCTGACTTTTGTCTGGCCGGGATTGTCCCTGTTGACCCTGGTGTTACTTTTTGGGGTTTACGCTTTCCTGGATGGTATTTTTTCCCTGGTTGCGGCGGTGATGGGGAGGCATAAGTCCACTCCACTGTGGTGGTTGATTGTCTCGGGGCTGATCAGTTTGGCTGCGGGAATTGTGACTTTTATTTTCCCGCAGGTTACCGCTTTAGTGTTGGTCGTTTTTATCGGTGCCTGGGCCCTGGTGCGGGGTATCTTTGAAATTGTCGGCGCTATTCGCCTGCGCAAGGAAATTGATAACGAGTGGCTGCTGATCGCTATTGGTGTTCTCTCGGTGATTTTCGGAGTTGCGATTTTAGTCAGCCCCGGGGCTGGTGCTCTGGCGTTGCTCTGGGTAATCGGTGCCTATGCGATTATTTTGGGGCTGCCATTGATCTGGTTATCTTTCCGACTGCGCAAACACAATAAATCCGCTTCTTCATAA
- a CDS encoding M1 family metallopeptidase: MKKNIPLALLTAALLSVAGCNPAEKASEPAKTNTAQEVEAKGLDFDKAPEGRLPEGTTPLDYQLELVLDPRKDTFTGKVDIDIQLAEGARHIWLHGKNLDVREVYAQLDDGRQIPAEYREVLDSGVAAVEFAEKIDAGTFKLHIDYSAAFDRNLAGLFKVEEQGDAYALAKSESIQARKYLPGFDEPGLKAPFTVSLTIPEGYAAISNGPELKREAAGDGMEKVTFATTPPMSTYLLSLSVGPFDQVERPAIPPSKYRKDPIPLRGFARKGRGEDMNYILDITPKMVETFETQLQRPYPFKKLDIIAAPQWPSGATELSAAITYREQRILVGDNPAPGTRLALVEVHAHEIAHMWFGNQVTPPWWDDLWLKEGFATWGEALALTIMEPEEGHDLNAATYAIGAMQLDSLASTRAIREPIADNNNIRNAYDSITYSKSLGVIHMVDTYFGAENFRPALGRYLETFSDSVADSPPFYKVIGQETNTPELTETFRSFVEQKGVPQLDIFMDCNSDGKASLVVQQSRYKPLGSPIADASDKWSIPFCFSTDSGVQQCQILTEPRETLEITGGACPNWVMPNAQGSGYYRWNLPKAQWQALIKQFAQFSATEQLSIIDSAFSAFEAGNLTAAPLLEVVRKSAVADKRQVITMPLRYLQKYRDNYLVESQRSAFLNFAQNLYLPILNRSANSSDSDQQMLHSDLLTFMAQVAEDPDSRKQLQEMATAFTGFKQERDAKALSSDLYQAALSVAVQDAGEDFLAHLIKVRAELDDPRFENASANAIGTSNNPKQVETIQALALSDEMGPRESFGLIHYALAQPRVQEQHWEWLQQNFDKVVDKIPAQIRRRTPSLAAAFCDKQHLGELQQLFAQQGDLAPGYQRSLAQAEERIQLCMALEKKGKALMGALPKAVNLAAK, encoded by the coding sequence ATGAAAAAGAACATCCCGCTCGCCCTGCTAACTGCGGCCCTGCTCTCAGTAGCAGGTTGTAACCCCGCAGAAAAAGCATCGGAACCAGCAAAAACCAATACTGCCCAAGAAGTCGAGGCTAAAGGCCTCGATTTTGATAAGGCTCCCGAAGGGCGCCTGCCCGAGGGCACTACCCCCTTGGATTACCAGCTGGAACTGGTGCTGGACCCGCGCAAAGACACCTTCACCGGCAAGGTGGATATCGATATCCAGCTGGCGGAAGGTGCCCGACATATTTGGCTGCATGGCAAAAACCTGGATGTGCGCGAAGTCTACGCACAGCTCGATGACGGCCGCCAGATTCCGGCCGAATACCGGGAAGTACTGGACAGTGGTGTTGCCGCAGTAGAGTTTGCGGAGAAGATCGATGCGGGCACTTTCAAACTGCATATCGACTACAGTGCTGCATTTGATCGCAACCTGGCCGGGCTTTTTAAGGTCGAGGAACAGGGCGATGCCTATGCCCTGGCAAAATCTGAATCGATCCAGGCCCGCAAGTATTTACCCGGTTTCGACGAGCCAGGCCTGAAAGCGCCCTTTACCGTCAGCCTGACAATACCCGAAGGCTACGCAGCGATTAGCAATGGGCCCGAGCTGAAGCGCGAAGCGGCAGGTGACGGCATGGAGAAAGTCACTTTCGCCACCACACCACCGATGTCCACCTATTTGCTGTCCCTGTCAGTGGGCCCCTTTGACCAGGTTGAGCGCCCAGCCATTCCGCCGAGTAAATACCGCAAAGACCCCATTCCCCTGCGCGGCTTCGCCCGTAAAGGTCGCGGTGAGGATATGAACTACATCCTCGATATCACCCCCAAAATGGTGGAGACCTTCGAGACCCAGCTGCAACGCCCCTACCCATTCAAGAAGCTGGACATTATTGCCGCCCCCCAGTGGCCCAGTGGCGCTACTGAATTGTCCGCGGCAATTACCTATCGCGAACAGCGTATCCTGGTGGGCGACAACCCGGCTCCCGGCACCCGCCTGGCTCTCGTAGAAGTTCATGCGCACGAAATTGCCCATATGTGGTTTGGCAATCAGGTCACCCCTCCCTGGTGGGACGACCTGTGGCTGAAGGAAGGTTTTGCTACCTGGGGGGAGGCGCTGGCCCTCACCATTATGGAACCTGAAGAGGGGCACGACCTCAACGCAGCGACTTATGCGATCGGCGCCATGCAGCTAGACTCCCTGGCCAGCACCCGCGCCATTCGTGAGCCCATCGCGGACAACAACAATATTCGCAACGCCTACGATTCGATCACTTACTCGAAGAGCCTGGGCGTTATCCACATGGTGGACACCTATTTCGGAGCGGAAAACTTCCGCCCGGCACTGGGACGTTACCTGGAAACCTTCTCCGACAGCGTGGCCGACTCACCACCCTTCTACAAAGTGATCGGCCAGGAAACCAACACCCCGGAACTGACCGAGACTTTCCGCAGTTTTGTCGAGCAAAAAGGGGTTCCACAACTGGATATCTTCATGGACTGCAATAGCGACGGCAAGGCCTCGCTAGTGGTTCAGCAGAGCCGTTACAAGCCACTCGGCTCCCCTATCGCCGACGCCAGCGATAAATGGAGCATCCCCTTCTGCTTCAGCACCGATAGCGGCGTGCAGCAGTGCCAGATCCTGACTGAGCCAAGGGAAACCCTGGAGATTACCGGCGGTGCCTGCCCAAATTGGGTAATGCCCAATGCTCAGGGCAGCGGCTACTACCGCTGGAACCTTCCCAAGGCGCAGTGGCAGGCACTGATTAAACAATTTGCCCAGTTCTCTGCCACTGAGCAGCTGTCCATTATCGACAGCGCCTTCTCAGCTTTCGAGGCCGGCAATCTCACTGCGGCACCACTGCTGGAAGTAGTGCGCAAATCCGCAGTGGCGGACAAGCGCCAGGTGATCACCATGCCACTGCGCTACCTGCAGAAGTACCGGGATAACTACCTGGTTGAATCCCAGCGCTCTGCATTCCTAAATTTTGCCCAGAACCTGTACCTGCCGATACTAAATCGCAGCGCCAATAGCAGTGATAGCGACCAGCAGATGCTGCACAGCGACCTGCTAACCTTTATGGCGCAAGTTGCAGAAGATCCTGACTCGCGCAAGCAGTTACAGGAAATGGCAACCGCCTTTACCGGCTTTAAACAGGAACGGGATGCGAAGGCGTTAAGCTCCGACCTATACCAGGCAGCCCTGAGTGTGGCAGTACAGGATGCAGGGGAAGATTTCCTCGCACACCTGATCAAAGTCCGCGCCGAGCTGGATGATCCCCGCTTTGAAAATGCCAGTGCCAATGCCATCGGCACCAGCAACAATCCCAAGCAAGTGGAAACCATTCAAGCATTAGCGCTCAGCGACGAAATGGGGCCGAGAGAATCATTTGGCCTGATCCATTACGCCCTGGCCCAACCCAGGGTTCAGGAACAGCACTGGGAGTGGCTGCAACAGAATTTTGACAAGGTGGTAGATAAGATTCCGGCCCAGATCCGCCGCCGCACCCCATCACTTGCCGCTGCCTTCTGCGATAAACAGCACCTGGGCGAACTGCAACAACTCTTTGCCCAGCAAGGTGATTTAGCCCCCGGATACCAGCGCAGCCTCGCGCAAGCCGAGGAGCGAATCCAGCTGTGTATGGCACTGGAGAAAAAAGGCAAAGCGTTAATGGGGGCATTGCCGAAGGCAGTCAATCTCGCTGCTAAATAA
- a CDS encoding CocE/NonD family hydrolase, translated as MNTKPLLALLGGALMSAHAWSAPEYIADVDITSFDGTVLDANLFIPETPAPADGYPTVIFTNSWGLEKHQYHFQAKELAENGYLVLSYSTRGFGHSGGLVDVAGDNSLNDVGVLIDWLETNYPVGKLGMAGISYGGGISLLSAAKHPRVDAVAALSGWADVVEALYPNETVNLVWGTLLVTTAFQKEAELEQVWSNLRDGENMEQVINFGAERSAMSYVDEINQNGTAVLLSNNFADYLFKPNSMTDFYSLLEGPKKLMLNPGTHAITETLTGNNGHIWSTSFRWFDHHLKGEDNGIDTEPKVDMTVRISNELEQFEDYPVTDESTTWYLQPRFTMFNNAKMESDKYDGWSWSNEFHGGSDTFAGTGIPLVSDALEGFGIPVYAPMIAINGYYAIEYKSPIQWETLKIRGEPKLEMWVEPSKKEVQLNVHLYDVGPLGLGRLITHAPITLHSDKSGQKQKFEVDFFTTSYDVPVGHRVVLAIDTQGYIYQKPENTNYTITVPYSSSKVSSLTVPHL; from the coding sequence ATGAATACCAAGCCACTACTGGCGCTGCTTGGCGGCGCCCTAATGTCTGCTCATGCCTGGTCGGCACCGGAATATATCGCCGACGTGGATATTACTTCTTTTGACGGTACGGTCCTGGATGCGAACTTATTTATCCCGGAAACGCCCGCACCAGCAGACGGTTACCCCACCGTTATTTTTACCAACAGCTGGGGGCTGGAGAAGCACCAGTACCACTTCCAGGCCAAAGAGCTGGCAGAAAACGGCTACCTGGTGCTCAGCTACTCCACCCGGGGATTTGGGCACTCGGGAGGACTTGTTGACGTCGCAGGGGATAACAGCCTTAACGATGTGGGAGTCCTGATCGACTGGCTGGAAACCAATTACCCGGTGGGCAAGCTGGGTATGGCCGGAATTTCCTACGGCGGTGGAATTTCACTACTGAGTGCTGCCAAGCACCCTCGCGTCGATGCAGTAGCTGCGCTATCCGGTTGGGCAGATGTAGTAGAAGCTTTGTACCCCAATGAAACCGTCAACCTGGTATGGGGCACGCTGCTTGTTACTACGGCCTTCCAGAAAGAGGCCGAACTCGAGCAGGTATGGAGCAACCTGCGCGACGGCGAAAATATGGAACAGGTAATTAATTTCGGTGCTGAGCGCTCCGCAATGAGTTACGTGGACGAAATCAATCAAAACGGCACAGCGGTGTTGCTCTCAAACAATTTCGCCGACTACCTGTTTAAGCCGAATAGCATGACCGATTTCTACTCCCTGCTCGAAGGGCCCAAGAAACTCATGCTAAACCCCGGCACCCACGCGATTACCGAGACTCTTACCGGTAACAATGGCCATATCTGGTCCACCAGTTTCCGCTGGTTCGACCACCACCTTAAAGGCGAGGACAACGGGATCGACACCGAACCCAAGGTGGATATGACTGTGCGTATCAGCAATGAGCTGGAGCAATTCGAGGACTACCCGGTAACAGACGAAAGCACCACCTGGTACCTGCAGCCACGCTTTACCATGTTTAACAATGCAAAAATGGAGAGCGACAAGTACGACGGTTGGAGCTGGAGTAATGAATTCCACGGCGGCTCAGATACCTTTGCAGGCACCGGTATCCCGCTGGTTTCCGATGCACTAGAAGGCTTCGGTATCCCCGTTTACGCGCCCATGATCGCTATCAACGGCTACTACGCCATCGAGTACAAATCACCGATTCAGTGGGAAACCCTGAAGATTCGCGGCGAACCCAAACTCGAAATGTGGGTGGAACCCAGCAAAAAAGAAGTGCAACTCAACGTGCACCTCTACGATGTGGGTCCGTTGGGATTGGGGCGTCTGATAACTCACGCCCCCATTACCCTGCATTCAGACAAGTCTGGGCAAAAACAAAAGTTCGAAGTGGACTTTTTCACCACCAGCTACGATGTCCCGGTTGGCCACCGTGTAGTATTGGCCATCGATACTCAGGGTTATATCTACCAGAAGCCGGAAAATACCAATTACACCATCACAGTGCCCTACAGCAGCAGCAAGGTCTCTAGCCTGACCGTACCGCACCTGTAG
- a CDS encoding transporter substrate-binding domain-containing protein gives MSRKRFFVIFPLFVLILLLAACESNRDPVVENSQVLTESPQQPIPTPQNKQPAKPQFENYVEQGDLPALLERGVLRLLAPRGPQESALPREGLPATEWRKLAENFARSRGLKPQWVYVDNFSDLIPAVIDGRGDVIATNFSRTEERKLSLGFTRPLQYVDELLITHKEFEVEEAVPLQVVLRRGSAFAETLEQRADTENYRITYLDKPVATNELIAAVAAGEYPATIIDSNLADVLLTDYPQLTATTELDSRRPIAWAVRKDAIALRRELNEFFTAELVLASQNREQPLRDWQAIKESGTLRVLTRNHPASYFIWRGELMGFDYDLLRKFARDHKLRLSMVVPDKDQDLVEALNDGMGDMIAASLTVTEARRQQGLAFSKPYMTVTEQVVAAKSKVPDKELPLPEILLSGQTVVVNPTTSYHESLVKIMEKQHGQDMVPLQIHRLKGATSEFLIDAVARGIFPYTVVDSHLAAIESTYRDDFTVVGELPGERDIAWAVRTGQPVLLEQLNNFLNKHNRDLFFNVTYNKYFKEQKRILRHQGQRLRSTDELSPFDPIVKKYTEATDRDWRMVVAQMYQESQFNPQARSFAGAQGLMQVLPRTARQMGVNNLYDPENGIRAGVSYLGWLDKRFPENIPLEQKIYFTLAAYNAGHGHVRDARALARRLEWDPNQWFGHVEEAMLLLSQPEYYRNSRFGYVRGREPVNYVREIRDRYIGYLGVERHQIYTDIDGSIAPN, from the coding sequence GTGAGCAGAAAACGGTTTTTCGTTATATTTCCGCTATTTGTCTTAATATTGCTGCTTGCCGCATGCGAGAGTAATAGAGATCCTGTTGTAGAAAACTCACAGGTTTTAACGGAATCTCCCCAACAACCGATACCAACGCCGCAGAATAAACAGCCCGCAAAGCCGCAGTTTGAAAATTATGTAGAGCAAGGAGATTTGCCAGCCCTGTTAGAGCGAGGTGTATTGCGCCTGTTGGCCCCAAGGGGCCCCCAGGAGAGCGCCTTACCACGAGAAGGACTACCTGCAACAGAGTGGCGAAAACTTGCGGAAAATTTTGCTCGTAGCCGCGGATTAAAGCCTCAGTGGGTTTACGTAGATAACTTTTCCGATTTAATTCCAGCGGTTATTGATGGACGTGGGGATGTAATTGCCACCAATTTTTCTCGCACCGAAGAACGCAAGTTATCACTGGGTTTTACCCGCCCATTACAATATGTTGATGAGTTGCTAATTACTCATAAAGAGTTCGAGGTGGAAGAGGCTGTGCCCTTACAAGTCGTGCTGCGGCGGGGCAGTGCATTTGCTGAAACCCTGGAGCAGCGAGCCGATACGGAAAATTACAGGATCACCTACCTCGATAAGCCGGTTGCAACCAACGAGCTTATCGCGGCTGTAGCAGCGGGTGAATACCCCGCAACAATTATTGATAGTAATTTGGCCGATGTGCTTCTAACTGATTACCCGCAACTTACAGCCACCACAGAACTCGATTCCCGCAGGCCTATCGCCTGGGCTGTACGCAAAGATGCTATCGCTTTGAGGCGTGAGTTGAATGAGTTCTTTACCGCTGAATTGGTATTGGCCAGTCAGAACCGAGAGCAGCCACTGAGAGATTGGCAGGCAATAAAGGAGAGCGGAACTTTAAGGGTACTTACTCGCAATCACCCCGCCTCCTACTTTATCTGGCGCGGTGAGTTGATGGGGTTTGATTACGATCTGCTAAGGAAGTTTGCCCGTGACCATAAATTACGCCTGAGTATGGTTGTGCCCGATAAGGACCAGGATTTGGTCGAAGCATTGAATGATGGAATGGGGGACATGATTGCTGCATCCCTAACTGTTACCGAGGCTCGCCGCCAGCAGGGATTGGCATTTTCCAAGCCTTATATGACAGTTACGGAACAGGTAGTAGCCGCAAAATCAAAGGTGCCTGATAAAGAGCTACCCCTTCCCGAGATCCTGCTTTCAGGGCAAACAGTAGTGGTTAATCCCACCACGAGCTATCACGAGAGTCTGGTCAAAATAATGGAAAAGCAGCACGGGCAAGATATGGTGCCGCTACAGATCCACCGTCTAAAAGGCGCTACCAGTGAGTTTCTTATTGATGCAGTAGCCAGGGGTATTTTTCCCTATACCGTAGTTGACTCACACTTGGCCGCCATTGAAAGCACTTACCGGGATGACTTTACTGTAGTGGGGGAGTTGCCAGGGGAGCGAGATATCGCCTGGGCCGTTCGAACTGGCCAACCGGTATTATTGGAACAACTGAATAACTTTCTGAACAAGCACAATCGGGACCTGTTCTTTAACGTTACTTACAACAAATATTTCAAGGAGCAAAAGCGTATCCTCCGACATCAAGGGCAGCGCCTGCGCAGCACTGATGAGCTATCGCCCTTTGATCCCATAGTAAAGAAATATACTGAGGCTACCGATCGGGATTGGCGTATGGTGGTTGCGCAGATGTACCAGGAGAGTCAATTTAATCCCCAAGCGCGCTCCTTTGCCGGTGCTCAGGGCTTGATGCAGGTATTACCTCGGACTGCACGACAGATGGGAGTTAACAATTTGTATGATCCTGAAAACGGTATCCGCGCAGGTGTATCTTATCTGGGGTGGCTGGATAAACGTTTCCCTGAAAATATACCCCTAGAGCAGAAGATCTATTTTACCCTGGCTGCATATAATGCGGGTCACGGCCATGTCAGGGATGCGAGGGCGTTAGCCCGACGACTGGAGTGGGACCCTAACCAGTGGTTTGGCCATGTTGAAGAGGCCATGTTGCTGCTGTCCCAGCCTGAATACTATCGCAATAGTCGTTTTGGTTACGTGCGCGGCAGGGAGCCAGTTAACTATGTGCGTGAGATACGGGATAGGTATATTGGATATTTAGGAGTTGAGCGCCATCAGATTTATACAGATATTGATGGCAGCATTGCTCCCAATTAA